One Capsicum annuum cultivar UCD-10X-F1 chromosome 2, UCD10Xv1.1, whole genome shotgun sequence genomic window carries:
- the LOC107858969 gene encoding putative pentatricopeptide repeat-containing protein At5g43820 produces the protein MLVTRFFSSRSTVLNLSSLISTYSSLPNSKFPTNLDESQVLNQLSDLLPIRQTSTIEKPIPPHSSERNNHFTVFDNLLTPADKLSGIFLQKLKGKTAIEKALSSVDVELTADLVDKVVNKGNLDAASIATFFNWVIKQQNIPIDNDIYCIIIKALGRRKFFGMMIETLKEMMNKGIVPNLEILSIVFDSFIRARQISKAIQLFNGLEEYGLRCDTETVNVVLRCLCRRSHVGAASSLLVKMKEKVSFDVTTYNIVIGGWSRFGRVKEVERIVKAMVDDGLEANNLTYSYVLECLGRAGRIDDAVEIFEGLEEKGCALDAGIYNAMILNFIAQGEIDESFKYYERMLNTECEPNAVTYMRLISAFLKARRVADAIEMFDEMLSRGMIVTTGTVTSFLEPLCSYGPPHAALMIYKKARQAGCTISLSAYKLLLMRLSRFGKCGMLLNIWNEMQESGYSSDMQVYEYVINGLCNVGQLENAVLVVEEALEKGFYPSRLICSKLNNKLLASNKIEIAYRLFLKIKTARAKQNSQTNWRAKGWHF, from the coding sequence ATGCTTGTAACAAGATTCTTCAGTTCCAGGTCCACTGTTCTCAAtctttcttcattaatttctacaTATTCATCATTACCCAACAGCAAATTCCCAACTAATTTAGACGAATCCCAGGTCCTAAATCAACTTTCCGACCTTTTACCCATACGCCAAACCTCAACAATCGAAAAACCGATTCCTCCACATTCCTCCGAACGAAACAATCACTTTACGGTTTTCGACAATCTTTTAACTCCCGCAGATAAATTAAGCGGCATTTTTCTTCAGAAACTTAAGGGAAAAACTGCAATTGAGAAAGCATTGTCATCCGTTGACGTAGAATTAACGGCTGATTTAGTTGATAAAGTTGTAAACAAAGGGAATTTAGATGCTGCATCAATTGCTACTTTTTTCAATTGGGTTATTAAACAACAAAATATAcctattgataatgatatttattgtataatcattaaagcattagGGAGGAGGAAGTTTTTCGGGATGATGATTGAAacgttgaaggaaatgatgaataaAGGAATTGTGCCTAATTTAGAGATACTTAGCATTGTGTTTGATAGCTTTATTCGAGCTCGACAGATTTCAAAGGCTATACAGTTGTTTAATGGATTGGAGGAGTATGGATTGAGATGTGATACTGAGACAGTTAATGTTGTTTTACGATGTTTATGTCGTAGATCACATGTAGGTGCTGCCAGTTCATTACTTGTGAAAATGAAAGAGAAGGTTTCGTTTGATGTCACAACGTATAATATAGTTATTGGTGGATGGTCGAGGTTTGGAAGAGTTAAGGAAGTCGAGAGAATCGTGAAagcaatggtggatgatggacTTGAGGCGAATAATTTGACTTATAGTTATGTTCTTGAATGTCTAGGGAGAGCTGGTAGAATTGATGATGCTGTTGAGATTTTCGAGGGCTTGGAAGAAAAAGGGTGTGCGCTTGATGCTGGGATCTACAATGCAATGATATTGAATTTTATTGCACAGGGTGAAATTGATGAATCATTTAAATATTATGAGAGGATGTTAAATACGGAATGTGAGCCAAATGCTGTTACTTATATGAGACTAATATCAGCTTTTCTGAAAGCTAGAAGAGTAGCCGATGCAATtgaaatgtttgatgaaatgttaaGCCGTGGGATGATTGTAACCACAGGGACTGTCACCTCTTTTCTTGAGCCTTTATGTAGCTATGGTCCGCCTCATGCAGCTCTAATGATTTATAAGAAGGCGAGACAAGCTGGATGTACGATATCCTTGAGTGCGTACAAGTTGCTGCTTATGCGGCTTTCTAGGTTTGGGAAATGTGGTATGCTGTTAAACATCTGGAATGAGATGCAAGAAAGTGGTTATTCTTCCGATATGCAAGTTTATGAGTATGTCATCAATGGGCTCTGCAACGTAGGACAGCTTGAAAATGCTGTCCTGGTAGTGGAGGAAGCTTTAGAGAAAGGATTTTACCCTAGCAGGCTTATTTGTAGCAAATTAAACAACAAGCTACTAGCTTCGAACAAAATAGAGATTGCTTACAGGCTCTTTCTAAAGATAAAAACTGCACGGGCAAAGCAAAATTCGCAAACAAACTGGCGTGCTAAAGGGTGGCATTTCTAA